The following proteins come from a genomic window of Xiphophorus couchianus chromosome 19, X_couchianus-1.0, whole genome shotgun sequence:
- the fcf1 gene encoding rRNA-processing protein FCF1 homolog — protein sequence MGKQKTKKFAAMKRMINLKDHRIKEKDRAKQRDMKKKDLSELKEREVTKYPSCMFFQYNTQLGPPYHVLVDTNFINFSIKAKLDIVQSMMDCLYAKCIPYITDCVMAEIEKLGMKYRVALRIAKDPRFERLPCAHKGTYADDCLVQRVTQHKCYILATVDRDLKRRVRKIPGVPIMYISNHRYNIERMPDDYGAPRF from the exons atg GGGaagcagaagacaaaaaaatttgcTGCAATGAAAAGGATGATTAATCTCAAAGATCATAGGAT aaaagaaaaagaccGTGCAAAACAGAGagacatgaagaagaaagatCTTTCAGAACTTAAGGAGCGGGAAGT CACCAAGTATCCGTCATGCATGTTCTTCCAGTACAACACCCAGCTTGGCCCACCATACCATGTTCTTGTTGATACCAATTTCATCAACTTTTCCATTAAAGCCAAGCTGGACATTGTTCAGTCTATGATGGACTGCCTGTATGCCAAAT GTATACCCTATATCACAGACTGTGTGATGGCTGAGATCGAGAAGCTGGGGATGAAATACAGAGTGGCTCTCAG GATAGCCAAGGATCCACGTTTTGAGCGTCTGCCATGCGCACATAAGGGCACATATGCTGATGACTGTTTGGTGCAAAGGGTGACCCag CACAAGTGTTACATCCTGGCCACTGTGGACAGAGATCTGAAGAGAAGAGTCAGAAAGATACCTGGAGTGCCCATCATGTACATCTCGAATCACAG GTATAACATTGAACGGATGCCTGACGACTACGGTGCCCCAAGGTTTTGA